The sequence below is a genomic window from Setaria italica strain Yugu1 chromosome IV, Setaria_italica_v2.0, whole genome shotgun sequence.
TGTCAGATTAGTATGAAGGTCCAAAGCATGGCCGAACAGATCAAGGATCATTTTGAAAACTTGCAGATCCAGCCTTTGTGGCCTTAAAAATACTACAGCATCTTCCGCATAAAAGGAGACCTGTGTCTCACCTCATGGACAGCAAGCGGTTGCAGCATGTTTTCCCTAGAAGCATACTCCACCAAAGAATTCAGAACATCCAAGACGAGAATAAAAAGCAAGGGGGAGGGGGTCACCCTGACGAAGATCGTGATGATGAAAAATAGTCTCCCCCGGCTCCCCATTTACTAACAATCGGGTAGAAGAGGTAGATAGGATCAGGCATAACAGGTCCCACCACTGCTATCCAACCCCCAACTGCCGCATCACCTCTAGAAGGACCAAGAAACTGAATTGAAGGCTTTGGAGATATCCAACTTTAGGAGAATATGAGCGCAAGTTGTGGCCCAGTTTTGAGTGAGATATTTTGTACAATGTAATCTTAGCCTACATTTGTTCTCGAAAAAATCTTAGTCTAACACGACCAAACTCAACATTCAGCAACCGAGCTCTACATTTTTTTTCACCCTACAAGGGTTGGGCCCAGCAACATCATTCTTCAAAATCAAGTTATCATATAACCGGGCTCGATCACTGCTTCAATGTAGCATCAAACTTATGGGAGTAATGAAGCTGTCCTTGCTATAATGACGAAATAATACACATCACTAGAACGTTCAGCATCAGTTATGCAATCAGCACTGGGAAGCAGTCCTGCAGAAGCAGAAAGAATACAGTCAGGTGGACGAATAGGAAAGGAAAATCTGGTCGGACTTATTATATATTACTGTCAGGATTAACCATGGCATACAAAAAGAATCCTGCCTAGAGCTGCCAGATGGCTTAGACCACAACTTATTGTGTTTGAGCATTGGGCTCTTTTCACAGCAAAATTCCAAACTTGATGTTAATTTTCACTTCACCGCCATTCAAGTTTATACAAGCAACAAAGGTTTTGATCTTGGATGACCATTTACAAAAGCAATATGGTTGGCAGGTTACAAATATCTTGACAGACGCGCTACAGTCATTTTGGTATGTATAATCTCTAAGCCAAAAAGGAGCTAGCTAGGGAGCAGTGAGAAGAAAAATGTAAAAGGTTGGAATTGATGGGCAATGGCAACTAACATGTGAACTCATCGCCCAAAGCATCTCAGCACCGAGGACACAAGAGCAGATGATAGAAACTTCATTCCAGCGGATCCACCAGGGAAGTATGAGATGGCATAATATGCTAGAGCAAGGACCTGGTAAATACAAGGGAAAAGTGTGTTAGCTAAAAGCCATTATAAATTATCACAGGGTATCAGGGTCACAACTCCACAGGCACTCGAAAATAACAAAGCCCCGGACTGCAGTGCAACTGTGCAAGAGCTACATGGCCTAATCAAGTATTCATATTCATAGATTAAATGATTCTCTTCAAAGTTGTTTCTATCAGCTAGCAGGAAGAACAGAGGATGGTCCTATTTATGCTGAAAGGAGTGAAGGTGCCTATCATATATGAAGGTCTAATAACATAGTGGAAGAGAATTGCAGAGTGCAAAGGATGTTATCACCTGAAGCACGGAGAAGAAAACAGAAAGTATGTAGCTATGAAGCACCATTGACACATAAATGGTGGCAACCATGCTGCCGACAAATCCCACAGTGAAAGGTAATCTCTGTGACATAAGGAAAACCAATTTCAGGAAATGTAGCACAAATGTGTAGTTCTTGAGATAAGATTCCGCTTTGAGCATCAGAAATCATAATATAAGTCATCAGATAAAATTGAATCCAGAAAACATGGTACACCAAGAATCAGTAAATGATCTTGTAAATTGTTGGAACCAAGTTATATGCTAAAGTCAATAAATGTGTATCGTCATCCAAAACCACATCAAGGTCAATGCCAAGAATACATTAGCTAAGGTTGCATGTTAATACAATAGAAACTTAGTATCATGCATGTTAATATCACTTAACCTAAAAAAACAAAGCACATTCAAACATGTACAGAAAATGTCTCTTCCAGTATGGTATACAATCATGCCAATGCATCTACAAGGCTGGTTTTCTGTTAAGGTTGTGTAAGTCTACCCACAGGCTAGGGCCGTTGTTTCTGTCAACGACCATAGCTGCTTCACAATTGAACCAGCACTTGATAGCTTATCCAATTATCAGTACCTCAAGGATATAATATGCTAATAAATTTGGTGATGTGATTTCCTTTTTACAATACAATGATCTCTGGGAAGGTAGCTCAATGGTACTTCACAAGATATTTCAGTGGCATACAAGGCACTGCCCCTTTTTCTTCATTACAAAAACATTGCATCACAAGAATAATGATATGCCCAGTTCATTGAGGAAACATTTTGTTTACAAAACAAAAGAGTGACATAAAACTTCATATAATTGGTAGCAAGAAGAAGATCGGGTGAGTCTACAAGCAGGCTGCGGTTTGTGTTTCCGTTCACAACCATAACATTCACAATTGGACACATACTTGATAGTTTATCAAATTACCAATACCTCAAGAATATGGTGTAATACAAAGTTAGTGAGTTAGCATGGTACTTTTACAAGAAAATTCAGTGGCATATAAGAAATTGGCCCTTTCTTCATATGATCTCAATGAATGATAAGAATAGTGGCATTGGGAATAAAAGTTTACAGGACAAAAACAGTACAGGCCATGACTCAGCAGTCAGCACTTCGCATTAATTTGTAGTGAGAAGAAGCAGCTTACGAGAAGGAAAAGTTTGTAAGACAAAAGATGTAATACCTCTTTGGAAATCATATGATAAAGCTGATTCTTAGGCCCTTTCAGCGCAAAGAATGATCCGATTATGAAGGCACATCCCGCCGTGAAACAGATTGCAAACTTTTGAGGCATTATCACCATGACTGGCAGGAATATCGTGAATGCAATGAAAACTAGGAATACGCCACTAGCAAGAAATAGACCAAAATACATGAGAGATCTGCCAGATGGAACACTGCTTGTTGTGGACTTAAAGCTGCCAGGCAACCCTTTAACACCTTTTGAGACCCTGACAGATAAGAATAGTAGAACTCTATTAGTTAAAAAGAAACATCAAAGTTCAAAGCAAACGTGCTTACGTAGAGAAGATTAAGTGATTAACTAGCAAGAGAAGAGCCAAGGTCAATTTTTCAAG
It includes:
- the LOC101786586 gene encoding protein transport protein SFT2; the protein is MQWFSSGSGPSSAASSSSSSQPSLLADWNSYAAARSSEDAGDGFGIDIEAAVRSANDRVAGTFGVVSKGVKGLPGSFKSTTSSVPSGRSLMYFGLFLASGVFLVFIAFTIFLPVMVIMPQKFAICFTAGCAFIIGSFFALKGPKNQLYHMISKERLPFTVGFVGSMVATIYVSMVLHSYILSVFFSVLQVLALAYYAISYFPGGSAGMKFLSSALVSSVLRCFGR